In Lactobacillus xylocopicola, the genomic stretch AAGGAAATGGAACGACGTTACAAATTGTTTGCCGCAAGCGGTGCCCGCAATATGGCAGAATTCAATGAAAAAGTTCGGTTTAATAACCAGGACAAGTCTAAACCGGCGATGTCTGTGCTACCCTACATAGTGGTTGTAGTCGATGAACTGAGTGATCTAATGATGGTTGGGGGTCGCGATGTTGAAGGCGCAATTGTCCGCTTAGGACAAATGGCCCGGGCCGCTGGTATTCATATGATTTTGGCGACCCAGCGCCCAAGTGTTGATGTGATTACGGGGTTAATCAAGGCTAACGTGCCGTCAAGAATATCTTTTGCTGTTTCCAGCGGGGTTGATTCACGGACGATTTTAGATCAAACGGGAGCCGAAAAACTGATCGGCCGGGGCGACATGCTGTATATGCCAGTTGGAGCCGCCAAGCCTGAACGAATTCAGGGGGCTTATATTGCTTCCCATGAAGTAGAAAAAGTTATTACCTGGGTTAAAGACCAGCAAAAGCCTGAATATGACCAAGAAATGATTCCGCAAAAGGGTGAGGCAGCAGCTGAAAGTGCAACTGAAGAACCTCAGGATGAGTTTTATGATCAGGCAGTTGATTTGGTCAGAAGACAGCAGGGCGCCAGCGTTTCGATGTTGCAGCGCCGGTTTCGAATTGGTTATAATCGAGCGGCACGAATTGTTGATGAAATGGAAGAAAGAGGAGTAGTGGGCCCACCAGAAGGGTCAAAGCCCCGACAAGTATTCCTTCCTCCTGTAAAAGACGAAAAAAATAACTAAATTTTTTTAAAAAAGTTTATCATGTGATAGTTTTGCGCTATTTTACGAGAAATTAATGGTAAAATTATAACGAATCAAAATATTGGGATTTGGTGTAGAAATAAGGCCACAATTGTTATATAATTATTTTGCTGTTTATAAGCGATTAATTAATAAATAGCCTAAAAGGATAAAATAAAAATGCAGCGAGCAATCATATTTGGTGCTAGCGGTGGGATAGGTCGTGCAATCAGTGAAGTTTTAGCAGGGGCTGGTTGGTCTCTTTATATTCATTGTAGTACTAACTGGTCTGCGGCCAGTGACCTGAGTGCAGGGCTAAGCCATCGATTTCCGCAACAGGATTTTATTCCGGTTAAGTTTAGTTTTTTGGCTGAAGATAGTGCTGTAGTGGCATTTGTTAATCATCTTTTGCCAGTTAACGCGCTTGTTTTTGCCCAAGGAATAACCGATTATCAGCTGGTCAATGGCCAGGAACTGACCAAGGTTGACCAGCTGATGCAAGTTAATCTAATAACGCCGATTAAGCTGACTAACTTGCTTGAGCCGGTACTAACCAAAAATGAATTTAGTCGGATTGTTTACTTAGGGTCGGTTTATGGTGGTGATGGTAGTGCCATGGAGGCGGTGTATAGCTCCTCTAAAGCGGGGCTTGAACGGTTCGCACAGAGTTATGCGCGTGAAGTGGCTTCAGCCAATCTCACCGTAAATGTGCTCGCGCCTGGTGCAGTTGACACCGCGATGAATGCCCAGTTTGATTCTGAAGCCATAGCAGCACTAAAGGCTGAGTTACCGATTGGCCGTTTAGCCACAACCAGCGACATCGCTTTTTGGGTTAAGACACTGCTTGACCGTCAATCTGGTTATTTAACTGGCCAGACAATCTATGTGAGCGGTGGTTGGCTTAAATGATAGTAAAAAATTATGGCAATATGTGATATGCTCAAAGTATAAATAAAGAATAAAAGAGGGTAATTATGGCAGATATCGGAGAAAAATTACAGCACGCCAGAGAAGCAAAAGGATTTTCAATTGAGGATGTTGAAAAAGCGACTAAGATTCAAAGTAGATATCTGATAGCGATTGAGCAGAATGATTTTGCTAAACTTCCTGGCGACTTTTATGTCCGGGCTTTTATTAGGCAATATGCGCAAATTGTTGGCCTTGATGGTAAGCAATTATTGAGTGAATATCATAAAGAGATTCCTAAGGCTGAACCAGAAGAATATGTTGAGGAATCACTCGATAATAAGAGTGAAGAAGTCCGAAAGACGACCAGTAAGAAGAAAAAGCTGTGGCAGGACTATTTGCCCCGAATTATTATTGGCCTCGGTGTAGTTGTGGTTCTGCTGGTTTGCTACGTTGTTTACGCGCACTTCTCAGCTAACAACAACCAAGACAATTCGGCTAACGATGTGGCTGTTTCTTCGGAAAGTTCACAAAAACGCAAAAAGTCTCGGCCTAAAGTGGTTAATCCGGTCAAAATACGACAGTTGGCTGATAATCAGTACCAGGTTACTGGTCTAAAGAAAAACGGCAACCGTGACTTAGTCGTTCGTGCTGGTGATCAAGCTACGACTGTGACTATTACCATGAATGGGGTTAGCCAAGGGGCTCAGCCGCTAGCTGCAGGGCAAAAGCACACCTTGAAGCTGCCGGCCAATGTCCAGTCGGTAGTGGTGACGTTAAGCAATGCATCTGGTACCGCCATTTCAATTGGTAAGAAGAAGGTTCCCTACAATGGGCAAAACACCGGCCTTTCTTTAACTTTCTTGATTGGTAAACGTAACTCTAACCAGAATCAAGCTAACTCAACTAATTCGAACCAGCATCAGCAATCTGACTCAACTGTTAATAACTCAAATTCAAACCAAACTAATACTAACCAAGGCCAGCAGAGCCAACAAAACCAGGGACAACATCAGTCAACTGGCAATAATACTACAAATAATAACCAACATAGTGGCCAGTCTACCCAGAATAACCAGCAGACTGGACATGGGAACAATCAGACCAATGGTAGCGATCAGAACAAGCAAAGTGGGAGTGATTCAGCTAACAATGATGGTGATAAGAAATAGTGAAATAAGGAGATAGAGCATGAATTTACCTAATAAATTAACGGTATTTAGAATTTTGTTAATACCAGTCTTTATGGTGATTGTCATCTTTGGTGGTAATGCCAGCATCAAGGTTGGTAATACTACAGTATATTGGAATTTACTAGTGGCCGCGGTTGTATTCGCGGTTGCTGCAGCTACGGATTGGTTCGATGGACACATTGCCCGGGCGCAAAATTTAGTGACTAATTTTGGTAAATTTGCTGATCCGCTGGCAGACAAAATGCTAACGATGACAGCCTTTATCATGCTTATTTCTTTGAACTTGGCGCCAGCTTGGGTGGTGGCAATTATTGTCTGTCGAGAATTGGCGGTTACCGGACTGCGGCTTATTCTCGCTGAGAACAAGGGACAAGTGATGGCGGCGGAAATGCCTGGTAAAATCAAAACTACCTGTCAGATGCTTTCAATCATCTTTTTATTAATTGGTAACTTTTTCAATCTTGGT encodes the following:
- a CDS encoding SDR family NAD(P)-dependent oxidoreductase; this encodes MQRAIIFGASGGIGRAISEVLAGAGWSLYIHCSTNWSAASDLSAGLSHRFPQQDFIPVKFSFLAEDSAVVAFVNHLLPVNALVFAQGITDYQLVNGQELTKVDQLMQVNLITPIKLTNLLEPVLTKNEFSRIVYLGSVYGGDGSAMEAVYSSSKAGLERFAQSYAREVASANLTVNVLAPGAVDTAMNAQFDSEAIAALKAELPIGRLATTSDIAFWVKTLLDRQSGYLTGQTIYVSGGWLK
- a CDS encoding helix-turn-helix domain-containing protein, which translates into the protein MADIGEKLQHAREAKGFSIEDVEKATKIQSRYLIAIEQNDFAKLPGDFYVRAFIRQYAQIVGLDGKQLLSEYHKEIPKAEPEEYVEESLDNKSEEVRKTTSKKKKLWQDYLPRIIIGLGVVVVLLVCYVVYAHFSANNNQDNSANDVAVSSESSQKRKKSRPKVVNPVKIRQLADNQYQVTGLKKNGNRDLVVRAGDQATTVTITMNGVSQGAQPLAAGQKHTLKLPANVQSVVVTLSNASGTAISIGKKKVPYNGQNTGLSLTFLIGKRNSNQNQANSTNSNQHQQSDSTVNNSNSNQTNTNQGQQSQQNQGQHQSTGNNTTNNNQHSGQSTQNNQQTGHGNNQTNGSDQNKQSGSDSANNDGDKK
- the pgsA gene encoding CDP-diacylglycerol--glycerol-3-phosphate 3-phosphatidyltransferase, producing the protein MNLPNKLTVFRILLIPVFMVIVIFGGNASIKVGNTTVYWNLLVAAVVFAVAAATDWFDGHIARAQNLVTNFGKFADPLADKMLTMTAFIMLISLNLAPAWVVAIIVCRELAVTGLRLILAENKGQVMAAEMPGKIKTTCQMLSIIFLLIGNFFNLGTILLYLALIFTIYSGWDYFHSSWSVFKDSM